Genomic segment of Prochlorococcus marinus XMU1405:
TATTGGTTGCCAAATCTTGTTTGAAGTTCAACCCAAAATAACCTTGGCATAAAATTAAAATAAGCCTCTCCGACGTTAAAGTTCAGCAAATTTCCCCCTCTAGGATCCGCAACTATCAACAAACTTGTCTCATCTAAATCCCAATAGTCCTTAATTGCACTACCAGGTGAACTTTCAAACTGAGATAAATATTTAATTTTCCACCCACTTTCAATTTCTAGATTATTGAGCTTTTCCTCTAAAGATTTTTTCTGATTAGGGCTTAATGTTTTAGCTAAATCAATTACTGGTGTTTTTTCTTCTGGTAAGAGATTTGGATTATTTATAGCGAAAACGGGTTTATGTGAAATTAAAACTAATATAGATAGAAATATTCCTAATAAATAGTTAATCTTTGAAGGCATAAATAAGTTCTGTCTTTTTATATTTTCGCCGATGAATAGCTTACCCGCGAATAATCCAGATTGGTTAGTAAAAAAAATAATAAAAATGGGGGGGACTATAAGTTTTTATGACTTTATGAATTTCGCATTAAATGATGCTATTAATGGTTATTACGGTAGCGGTAAAGCTGAGTTAGGCGTTCGAGGAGATTTTGTTACATCACCCTCTTTATCTGATGATTTTGCTTTTTTGGTTGGTAAACAAATGGAAGATTGGTTGATTCAGTTCAAAAATAGTTTTTTATCTAATCAGAAATTAGCTGTAATTGAATTTGGAGCAGGAGATGGAAGCTTTATGAGTGGATTAATTAAATATTTTTTAGAAAATAACAAGAATTTTTTGGAAGGAGTTTCTTTTGTAATTATTGAACCTAATGAAGGGATGGTAGAAAAACAAAAAAACAAATTGGAAGAATTTTTAAACTTAGGCATCGATATTTTATGGAAAGGTTTGGATGAAGTAGAGGAAAATAATATAAATGGAATAGTGATTGCAAATGAGGTTTTGGATGCTTTGCCAGTAGAGAGAATAACCTTCTCAAAAGGAAAATTACTTCGACAAGCAGTTTCTATAGATAAAAAATCTCATAAATTATATTTTGATGAAATGCCAATTACAAGTGAATTGGAAAAAAGTTTTGAACTTGCTAAAAGTAAGTTGGGAATAACTATTCCGCCTGAAGATGCTCTTGAAGGATGGACGACAGAATGGCATGTAGATAACTCAAAATGGTTAGAAGCTATTTATGGGAAAATCAATAATGGCATTTTATTGATAATTGATTACGCTAAAGAAGCTAAAAAATACTATAACTCTAAGAATTCTGATGGGACGATAGTTTCTTATGAAAATCAAAAAATGATAAATAATGTCCTGGATTCTCCTGGAAATTGCGATTTAACATCTCATGTTTGTATAGAAACTTTAATTAATGATGCTGAGACTCTTGGATTTAATACTCTTGGGATAACTAAACAAGGAGAGGCTTTGTTGGCACTTGGATTGGCAGAAAGACTTTATGGAATTCAGAAGGAATTTAAGGAGGATTTATCAAATGCTCTTTTAAGAAGAGAGGCATTACTTAGACTCGTTGATCCTGTATGTTTAGGTAATTTTAAGTGGTTTGTTTTTAAAAAGTTTAAGGAGAAGGAAATGAATATAAATTCAACCTGTTTGCGTTAAGAAAAAAACTTTAAAAATAATGAATCTTCTACGTCATCATAAATATCCACGGCACCAATTTCTTTCGGTAATATAAATCTCATTTTGCCATCACGAACTTTCTTGTCGCCCATAAGTATTGTTAGAACCTCTTCTTTATTTATTTTGGGGATCTCGGTAGGAAGATCGTAACTCTCTAATAGAATTTGCTGTCTTTCTAATTCTTCTTGAGACCATAACCCTTTCTCAATTGCTATTTTTCCCGCAATATTCATACCAATTGATATTGCCTCACCATGTAGAAATTTGCCGTATCCACACAAATTTTCAATAACATGACCAAAAGAATGACCATAATTCAATATTGCTCTTAGACCATTTTCATGTTCGTCTTGAGAAACAATATGAGACTTTGTTTTTATTGAACTATTAATTATTTTAATAAGATATTCATTCTTGAGATTTATAAGTTCATTCTTGTTTTTTTCAATTTCTAAGTATTCGAAAAGTTCTTTGTCTCTTATTACTCCGTATTTTATTACTTCGGCCATGCCTGCATTAAATTCTCTTTTGGGCAAACTTTTTAAAGTTTCTGGATCAATAAAAACTGCTTTAGGTTGATTGAAAGCCCCAATTAAATTCTTACCTTTTGGATGATTGACTCCTGTTTTTCCTCCCACAGATGAATCAACCATTGATAATAATGTTGTTGGAATCTGAATATATTCGATACCTCTTAGCCAAGTAGCAGCTGCAAAACCGCTTACGTCTCCAACAATTCCTCCTCCAAGGGCAATAATTACGGAATTTCTATCTAAGCCAAATTCAAATGCAATATCATATATTTCACTCAATGTTTTTAAGTTTTTATATGATTCCCCAGCCTTGATAAGGAACATTTTGGCCTGAAATTGATTATCTTTTAAATTATTTAAGAATTTTTCACCATACAAATTTGATATTTCTTCATTTGATATCACAAGTATTTTTCTATTTTTTGTTATTCCAATTTTTAAGAGTTCTTCGCTGATATTATTCAGTATCCCTGCTTCTAGAGTTACTTCGTATGACTTATCACCTAATGGGACTAATATTTTTCTCTTATTCACAATTGATTACCTAGTTAAAATTTATAAATATTTGGTATTAAATACTTTATATATTAGCAAAATCTAAGCTCTAGATACTTAAAAATTCAGTTGTTAAGAATTAGAAATGGTAATAAAATCATGCTATGAGTTTTAAAAAAAATATAAACGATATTAAGAAAAATTATTCCCTAGGAATAATTGGAGGTGGTCAACTGGCATTGATGTTAACCGAGGCAGCAAAAAAAAGAGATTTAGAAGTATGTGTGCAAACAAAATCTTGTGATGATCCTGCTGGTTCAAAAGCAGATCATGTCATAGAAGCTGATCCTTTAAAGATAAGAGGTAATAAATCATTAATTAATGAGTGTGAAAAAATAATTTTTGAAAATGAATGGATAAAAATCGATAAATTAAATTTAATTGGTAATAACGATATTTTTGTTCCAAGCCTTAATGCAATTAAGCCATTAGTAGATAGGTTTTCTCAAAAAAAATTAATCGATAGAATGAATATTCCCTGTCCAAAATGGATAAGTATTGAAGATTTTAAAAATCTCTCGGATGAGGAAATCAAAAATTGGACTTTTCCTCTAATGGCAAAATCAAATAAAGGTGGATATGACGGTAAAGGGAACAAAAAAATAAAGACAAGAGAAGATTTAGATTCTTTTTTAACAGAGAATAATTCTGATGAATGGTTAATAGAAGAATGGATAGAGTATGAAAAAGAACTGGCTCTTGTTGGTTCCAGAGATAGGACCGGTAAGATAAGATTCTTTCCAATAGTTGAGACATTTCAATTAAACCACGTTTGTGATTGGGTTCTTGCACCTGGAATAAATGAATATGATTTGAACTTATTTGCAATAAATATATTCTCTTCAATAGTCAATGAACTTAATTACGTTGGAGTTTTAGCTATTGAATTCTTCTATGGAGATAATGGTCTTTTAATTAATGAAATAGCTCCTAGAACACATAACTCAGCTCATTTCTCTATTGAAGCTTGCACTTCAAGTCAGTTTGATCAATATGTTTGCATTTCTTCTGGGATAATGCCACCTGACATCAAAATGATCTGTGAAGGGGCAATTATGATAAATCTACTGGGATTAAGAAAGAATTTCTCAATCTCAATGGAAACCAGAATTAAAATGTTATCTGAAATTGAAGGTTCTAATATTCATTGTTATGGCAAATCTCGTGAAATTCTGGGAAGAAAAATGGCTCACATCACATTTTTATTAAATGGTAAAACGCATTCAGAAAGATATGATGAGGCTCAAGTTTTATTAACTATGGTAAGAGACATTTGGCCATCTCCAAATGCTTAAAAAAATAAGTTAGAGTTAGGTTACTGGATCTTTGGTTAAGTTCTTCTTTATGTGCTCTGATCTGACTCTCTTTCGACATGAGGAGACTGTCGTGATGCGGTAGTAAACCGATCTTGTAATCGGAAACGAAAGCCCACTTTGAATCCTCTTCTGGCATTTCCAGGTCGATGCAGCAGAGAACTGACGGGGATCCGGTGTTACCTATCAAAATGCTTGCTAAAACAGGCTTTTGGTGGGTATTTTATTTTTTGGAATAACTGAGCTGTTTTTATTCTCTATCAGTGTAAATAATTTATTTGCCAAAATACTTGACGATCCATTTCTAATGCATTTATATTAATAGTACATATGTATTACTAGGAAATGACTTTAGGAGGAGCTAATGTTTGGACTAATTTTTCTTACGGTTATCGTAATGAGTCCCCAAGTGGTTGGTTGCTTAGCCCAGACCGTAGCAGATTAATTTTATTTACGAGGAACAAAAAATCTCCAAGAAATAGTATGAGAATTTTTGCTCATACTTATTATGCAAATGATCTTGGTGAGCCAATGGCAATTAAATCATCAACTCAAATGTATTTGGATAATGCTTGGGATAAATGGCATGACCTTCAATTAGAAGGTTGGACTTTTGAAGAACTTGAATTACCTGAATCAGTATGACTAACTTAAATCCAATCAAAAAGAAACTATCAAAAGCAGATAGAAAGGTATCTATACAAGACCCATCAAAATTATTAGCAGAATTTTTTAATGGTGTTGTCATTGAACTTGATGAAGAATATAAATATGACTCATAAAGAATTGATAGATCAAGTTTCCGCGAATTTATTTAAACAAAGTGGAAAGTTAGAAAGCAGAAGATCTTGGTTGGCAATGAGAAATTATCTTGAACAATTAGA
This window contains:
- a CDS encoding methanol dehydrogenase; translated protein: MPSKINYLLGIFLSILVLISHKPVFAINNPNLLPEEKTPVIDLAKTLSPNQKKSLEEKLNNLEIESGWKIKYLSQFESSPGSAIKDYWDLDETSLLIVADPRGGNLLNFNVGEAYFNFMPRLFWVELQTRFGNQYYVKDHGEDGAVLDAIDSVKICLERGGCQVVPGLPKEQYVWTLCTSILGGLVAGFASAPRKEGQVISIGFLALLSPLWGMLFGIFGLAPIISRTNDLLPLFKNGLAFTAAGIAGYILSQTLFSRYEKPNNT
- a CDS encoding SAM-dependent methyltransferase, which encodes MNSLPANNPDWLVKKIIKMGGTISFYDFMNFALNDAINGYYGSGKAELGVRGDFVTSPSLSDDFAFLVGKQMEDWLIQFKNSFLSNQKLAVIEFGAGDGSFMSGLIKYFLENNKNFLEGVSFVIIEPNEGMVEKQKNKLEEFLNLGIDILWKGLDEVEENNINGIVIANEVLDALPVERITFSKGKLLRQAVSIDKKSHKLYFDEMPITSELEKSFELAKSKLGITIPPEDALEGWTTEWHVDNSKWLEAIYGKINNGILLIIDYAKEAKKYYNSKNSDGTIVSYENQKMINNVLDSPGNCDLTSHVCIETLINDAETLGFNTLGITKQGEALLALGLAERLYGIQKEFKEDLSNALLRREALLRLVDPVCLGNFKWFVFKKFKEKEMNINSTCLR
- the aroB gene encoding 3-dehydroquinate synthase — encoded protein: MNKRKILVPLGDKSYEVTLEAGILNNISEELLKIGITKNRKILVISNEEISNLYGEKFLNNLKDNQFQAKMFLIKAGESYKNLKTLSEIYDIAFEFGLDRNSVIIALGGGIVGDVSGFAAATWLRGIEYIQIPTTLLSMVDSSVGGKTGVNHPKGKNLIGAFNQPKAVFIDPETLKSLPKREFNAGMAEVIKYGVIRDKELFEYLEIEKNKNELINLKNEYLIKIINSSIKTKSHIVSQDEHENGLRAILNYGHSFGHVIENLCGYGKFLHGEAISIGMNIAGKIAIEKGLWSQEELERQQILLESYDLPTEIPKINKEEVLTILMGDKKVRDGKMRFILPKEIGAVDIYDDVEDSLFLKFFS
- a CDS encoding 5-(carboxyamino)imidazole ribonucleotide synthase is translated as MSFKKNINDIKKNYSLGIIGGGQLALMLTEAAKKRDLEVCVQTKSCDDPAGSKADHVIEADPLKIRGNKSLINECEKIIFENEWIKIDKLNLIGNNDIFVPSLNAIKPLVDRFSQKKLIDRMNIPCPKWISIEDFKNLSDEEIKNWTFPLMAKSNKGGYDGKGNKKIKTREDLDSFLTENNSDEWLIEEWIEYEKELALVGSRDRTGKIRFFPIVETFQLNHVCDWVLAPGINEYDLNLFAINIFSSIVNELNYVGVLAIEFFYGDNGLLINEIAPRTHNSAHFSIEACTSSQFDQYVCISSGIMPPDIKMICEGAIMINLLGLRKNFSISMETRIKMLSEIEGSNIHCYGKSREILGRKMAHITFLLNGKTHSERYDEAQVLLTMVRDIWPSPNA
- a CDS encoding DUF1651 domain-containing protein — its product is MTLGGANVWTNFSYGYRNESPSGWLLSPDRSRLILFTRNKKSPRNSMRIFAHTYYANDLGEPMAIKSSTQMYLDNAWDKWHDLQLEGWTFEELELPESV